The following proteins are encoded in a genomic region of Bacteriovorax sp. Seq25_V:
- the mnmA gene encoding tRNA 2-thiouridine(34) synthase MnmA, which produces MTIGNGKTVIVGMSGGVDSSVSALVLKEQGYNVIGMFMKNWEEEDEFGVCQASKEYEDVIKVCEKLDIPYYSVDFVKEYRDNVFANFVEEYKQGFTPNPDILCNREIKFKVFFNKAMELGADYLATGHYCQNINIDGVQNLVKGNDANKDQTYFLYTIKSEILNKVLFPIGDMPKSEVRALAKKYDLATHDKKDSTGICFIGERNFKQFLSNYIQLKPGPFENLAGEVVGEHGGAAYYTNGQRKGLGLGGPGEPWFVVGKDIDRNVVIVERGDNHPALYCDDLTATELSWVDSSLIPVVGQKLYAKVRYRQPDQECTVISIDEKHIKVEFSVPQRAVTKRQSVVFYDKKNGHDICLGGAIIENPGPSYYEMGKDVTNI; this is translated from the coding sequence ATGACTATAGGTAATGGCAAAACAGTAATCGTTGGTATGTCTGGAGGGGTTGACTCTTCAGTGAGCGCTCTTGTTCTCAAGGAACAAGGATACAATGTTATTGGTATGTTCATGAAAAACTGGGAAGAAGAAGACGAGTTTGGTGTATGTCAGGCCTCGAAAGAGTACGAGGACGTCATCAAAGTTTGTGAGAAGCTTGATATCCCATACTATAGTGTGGATTTCGTTAAAGAGTATCGCGACAATGTTTTTGCTAACTTTGTTGAAGAATACAAACAAGGCTTTACCCCAAATCCAGATATTCTTTGTAATCGTGAAATCAAATTTAAAGTCTTCTTTAATAAGGCGATGGAGCTAGGAGCTGACTACCTGGCAACTGGGCATTACTGTCAAAACATCAATATTGATGGTGTTCAAAACCTTGTGAAGGGTAATGATGCTAATAAGGATCAGACTTACTTTCTTTATACAATCAAATCAGAAATTCTAAATAAGGTTTTATTCCCAATTGGTGATATGCCAAAAAGTGAAGTTCGCGCTCTGGCAAAGAAATACGATCTTGCTACTCATGACAAGAAAGACAGCACGGGAATTTGTTTTATTGGTGAGAGAAACTTTAAGCAATTTCTTTCAAACTATATTCAGCTTAAGCCTGGTCCTTTTGAAAACCTTGCTGGAGAAGTAGTAGGAGAGCACGGTGGTGCTGCTTATTATACCAATGGACAGCGAAAGGGTTTAGGCCTTGGTGGTCCAGGAGAGCCTTGGTTCGTTGTTGGTAAGGATATTGACCGCAATGTTGTGATCGTTGAAAGAGGGGATAATCACCCAGCTCTTTACTGTGATGACTTAACTGCGACTGAGCTTTCGTGGGTTGATTCTTCGCTAATTCCTGTTGTTGGTCAGAAGCTCTATGCCAAGGTTCGCTATCGTCAGCCAGATCAGGAATGCACGGTTATTTCAATTGATGAAAAGCATATTAAAGTCGAATTTTCTGTTCCTCAAAGGGCCGTGACAAAGAGACAGTCAGTTGTTTTCTACGATAAGAAGAATGGTCATGATATTTGTCTTGGGGGAGCGATCATCGAAAACCCTGGTCCTTCTTACTACGAGATGGGCAAGGACGTTACCAATATTTAG
- a CDS encoding S8 family serine peptidase, with the protein MRSKSLFIPLFLVSINSHGQEPLENNQWYLNSNKQYRGANIKKAWEVIETQYRPKVAIIDAGFDINHEDLKESILINEGEIPDNGIDDDLNGYVDDYYGYNTVKKNGQLLGDYDFQTKHGTAVAGIIAAGQENRVGIKGIAQGIKIIPIVRPEPMAKRKDKLPYLIEAFKYAIKRKADIINFSARLNVTSSDFKNILKELNDQGIILFASAGNTGSVSSTKRYPESYEEEFDNIIIVGSSDMNGNKAKSSSYNKDSVHIFAPGEQILTTHPENNYGYSSGTSFSTPIAAGVAALILTHHGKDARWSMRERLINTCQKVKSLEGLSVSNGIIDAYQALK; encoded by the coding sequence ATGAGATCCAAAAGTTTATTCATACCACTCTTTCTAGTATCGATAAATTCTCATGGCCAAGAGCCACTTGAGAATAACCAGTGGTATCTAAATTCCAACAAACAATATAGAGGCGCAAATATCAAAAAAGCTTGGGAGGTAATTGAGACACAATACCGACCAAAAGTAGCAATTATCGATGCTGGCTTTGATATTAATCATGAAGACCTCAAAGAAAGTATTTTAATAAATGAGGGTGAAATACCAGACAATGGTATTGATGACGATTTGAATGGCTACGTAGACGACTACTACGGCTATAACACGGTTAAGAAGAATGGACAGCTACTAGGCGACTATGATTTCCAAACAAAACATGGAACGGCAGTCGCAGGAATAATTGCAGCGGGACAAGAAAACCGTGTTGGAATAAAAGGCATAGCTCAGGGAATTAAAATTATTCCAATCGTCAGACCTGAGCCAATGGCCAAAAGAAAGGACAAACTTCCCTACCTCATTGAGGCCTTTAAATATGCTATTAAGAGAAAAGCTGATATTATCAATTTTTCAGCAAGGCTAAATGTAACATCGAGTGATTTTAAAAATATTCTAAAAGAGTTAAACGACCAAGGCATAATTCTATTTGCCTCCGCTGGAAATACTGGAAGCGTAAGCTCAACGAAAAGATATCCTGAATCATATGAAGAAGAATTTGATAATATTATTATCGTCGGCTCTAGTGATATGAACGGTAATAAAGCGAAGTCATCTAGTTACAACAAAGACTCTGTCCACATCTTCGCTCCAGGAGAACAAATCTTAACAACTCATCCAGAAAATAATTATGGATATTCTAGTGGAACGAGCTTCTCCACTCCTATCGCGGCCGGCGTCGCAGCACTTATTCTCACCCATCATGGCAAAGATGCACGCTGGAGCATGAGAGAAAGACTTATCAATACATGCCAAAAAGTAAAGTCTCTAGAAGGACTCTCCGTTTCCAATGGAATAATTGATGCTTATCAAGCATTGAAATAG
- a CDS encoding catalase, whose translation MKIKILLMLCMLLASSCTQEKSKTNRKISSVGAFQPSVEQGEIWGDEEVASMNRVAEIFHDTLIEATGDDKIMRRDAHPKHHGCVSSSLQIDNHRLPSDLRVGLFAENKKYNAVVRLSNGDPDFRKADGEKDVRGFAIKLYDVPYSNYLQEIGFDEEEHIHDIVMMNADNFFIPNPKAYEKFMKSTQGRWGVFSYLVFHWGTLKNVLKARVQVSNPLDIDYSTATPYKLGSMSMKMKFKSCRAKRDSIPKEASHNYLGERLEKTLKTEEGCFDMYVQPNRDRKKNDIENAMAAWDEKESPFIKVGKLSIAKQEGFRTAEAMKSCEDLTFNPWRAPSENRPMGGVNRIRLEVYLNQSKLRHEYNGVN comes from the coding sequence ATGAAAATTAAAATACTATTAATGTTATGCATGCTTTTAGCATCAAGCTGCACTCAAGAAAAATCGAAAACAAATAGAAAAATATCTTCTGTTGGAGCCTTTCAACCAAGTGTTGAGCAAGGTGAAATTTGGGGAGATGAAGAAGTTGCTAGCATGAACCGAGTAGCCGAAATATTTCATGATACTCTTATTGAGGCAACCGGTGACGACAAGATAATGAGACGTGATGCCCATCCAAAGCACCATGGTTGTGTAAGTTCATCATTACAAATTGATAATCATCGTCTACCATCTGACCTGCGAGTGGGACTTTTTGCTGAAAATAAAAAGTATAATGCTGTTGTTAGGCTCTCAAACGGTGATCCTGATTTTAGAAAAGCCGATGGAGAGAAAGATGTAAGAGGTTTTGCAATCAAGCTATACGATGTCCCTTATTCAAATTATTTACAAGAAATTGGTTTTGATGAGGAAGAGCATATTCATGATATTGTTATGATGAATGCAGATAACTTCTTTATTCCAAACCCTAAGGCCTATGAAAAATTTATGAAATCAACTCAAGGGAGATGGGGTGTGTTTTCCTACCTTGTTTTTCATTGGGGCACTCTCAAAAATGTACTAAAGGCCCGTGTACAGGTATCAAACCCTCTTGATATTGATTATTCAACAGCAACTCCTTATAAACTTGGTTCTATGTCAATGAAGATGAAATTCAAATCTTGTAGAGCTAAAAGAGATAGTATACCAAAAGAAGCTTCACACAACTATTTGGGAGAGAGACTTGAAAAGACATTAAAAACAGAAGAAGGTTGTTTTGATATGTATGTTCAGCCAAATCGTGATCGTAAGAAAAATGATATTGAAAATGCTATGGCGGCCTGGGATGAAAAAGAATCTCCTTTTATAAAAGTAGGTAAGTTATCGATTGCTAAGCAAGAAGGTTTTAGAACTGCTGAAGCCATGAAGAGTTGTGAGGATTTAACGTTTAACCCATGGCGAGCGCCAAGTGAAAATAGACCAATGGGTGGTGTTAATCGTATTAGGCTTGAGGTATATTTAAATCAATCAAAATTAAGACATGAATATAATGGAGTAAATTAG
- a CDS encoding alpha/beta hydrolase: MKEKVLIIPGNPSAETIYKNWITILQNDFPSYEFKLLPLPKIENHFTNLDIVISHYHKKIQEEVSPPIIIGHSIGGYFASQIFKKDSKEIKKMILIFPYFGDENFAGRALLNLAEMVVKKPKRINFLTKIKPIVDKYYQASSQVTVQELEDSIKLAKLEKDHFKKENSAELSFLQDKRVDFLYTSKDNWCTPKTVQRVAEFNSPHFVDTIHDFVVSFDEINKVHKFLKDKNILK, from the coding sequence ATGAAAGAGAAAGTATTAATCATTCCAGGAAATCCAAGTGCTGAGACCATCTATAAAAATTGGATAACTATCCTGCAAAATGACTTTCCAAGTTATGAGTTCAAACTACTTCCTCTGCCTAAAATTGAAAATCACTTTACAAACCTTGATATTGTGATCTCACATTACCATAAAAAGATACAAGAAGAAGTAAGCCCCCCAATAATCATTGGACATTCAATAGGTGGATATTTCGCTTCTCAAATTTTTAAAAAGGACTCCAAAGAGATAAAGAAAATGATTTTGATCTTTCCATATTTTGGCGACGAAAACTTCGCCGGAAGAGCACTACTCAATCTAGCAGAAATGGTCGTAAAGAAACCAAAAAGAATTAATTTCCTCACAAAAATCAAACCTATCGTAGATAAGTATTATCAAGCTTCTTCTCAAGTCACGGTTCAAGAATTAGAAGACAGTATAAAACTTGCAAAGCTAGAGAAAGATCACTTTAAAAAGGAAAATAGTGCAGAACTATCTTTCTTACAAGATAAGAGGGTCGACTTCCTTTATACCTCTAAAGATAATTGGTGTACACCAAAGACCGTTCAACGAGTTGCAGAGTTTAATTCACCACATTTCGTTGACACAATTCATGACTTCGTTGTCTCTTTTGACGAGATCAACAAAGTACATAAATTTTTAAAAGATAAGAATATTTTAAAATGA
- a CDS encoding DUF423 domain-containing protein: MIIDKNSVKKSVALGAILTALAIILGAFGAHALKKILTPSLLDTFLTGNRYHMFHGLSFIVVSILELIFSLNLKVVRYFFLAGIIAFSGMCYVYALTSVKTFAMIVPLGGVAYIVGWLVLAVKIYKNE; encoded by the coding sequence ATGATTATAGATAAAAATAGTGTGAAAAAATCTGTCGCTCTTGGAGCAATATTGACGGCCCTTGCAATTATTCTTGGGGCTTTTGGTGCACATGCATTGAAAAAAATATTAACTCCGTCCCTGCTCGATACATTTTTAACGGGGAACCGTTATCATATGTTTCATGGTCTAAGTTTTATCGTCGTCTCAATATTAGAACTAATCTTCAGTTTAAATCTAAAAGTTGTTCGTTATTTCTTTTTGGCCGGAATTATTGCTTTTTCTGGTATGTGCTATGTATACGCTCTTACTTCAGTTAAAACTTTCGCGATGATTGTTCCGCTTGGGGGAGTTGCATATATTGTTGGTTGGCTAGTGCTTGCCGTTAAAATTTATAAAAATGAATAA
- a CDS encoding DEAD/DEAH box helicase, translated as MENKTFRDYNLDERLIDALKNIGFESPTAIQELTLEKVLSGTDIFALAETGSGKTGSFAIPIINKILNNDMKGLYIVLSPTRELAQQTDKVFNQIGKDLGIKTSCIIGGENIEKQKETLAEIPHVLVATPGRLIDILGHNIVNITEVQGVVFDEADRLFDMGFKKDIEIILKDIPDTRQLIMVSATTNMDVLSTAYKFRSHPVELKLNSDSLLVDNIDHKIAMIESDEKMPFLVNILRKHEDAYAIIFCNTQYQTHLLAEWLGAMKFKAMPISGRLQQNKRTKLMEDFHAKKVTILVCTDVAARGLDIKDVNLVVNYDLPQDAANYVHRIGRTGRAGKDGEAISFCSFEDCEYLDGINELIGSSIPKMDIEDDSFATDICKKPRIDSKTLRLIEKGPGQSQARQNQKKGKTYVDNTPSGIKLSVDRPFTNSPLEAKNTKEFIVSTDDTSKIIEDALNYFQINDESLLEFEVLEKGRRKFFFFGKRTCKYRVTLKAIYKKLLLPFLIDIIKVSKLKLRVKVSFKNNVYITFEGQDEKLLTKNDFELLKALEYVSKSYLINKIDLPRNVKVFAKSYDSKSSDDLLLKTAATARDKVLQTKKAILMKPLNPAQRRLVHEFLSGDEKVKTNSIGDGKMKRIEVSPA; from the coding sequence TATAACTTAGACGAACGTCTAATAGACGCATTAAAAAACATCGGATTCGAATCCCCAACGGCCATTCAGGAACTAACACTAGAGAAAGTACTAAGCGGTACTGATATTTTCGCACTTGCAGAAACTGGAAGTGGAAAAACAGGTTCTTTTGCAATCCCAATTATCAACAAAATTCTTAATAATGACATGAAAGGACTTTATATCGTATTAAGTCCGACTCGTGAATTAGCGCAGCAAACAGATAAAGTCTTCAACCAAATTGGAAAAGACCTTGGAATCAAAACCTCATGTATCATCGGTGGAGAAAATATTGAAAAGCAAAAGGAAACTCTTGCTGAAATCCCACACGTACTTGTTGCTACTCCAGGAAGACTTATCGATATCCTAGGTCATAACATTGTAAATATCACAGAAGTACAAGGAGTTGTCTTTGATGAGGCCGACAGACTTTTTGATATGGGTTTCAAAAAAGATATCGAAATAATCCTCAAAGATATTCCTGATACAAGACAATTAATCATGGTATCAGCAACAACAAATATGGATGTTCTATCGACAGCATATAAATTTAGATCACATCCTGTCGAATTAAAACTAAACTCGGACTCACTCCTCGTAGATAATATCGATCACAAAATTGCTATGATCGAGAGTGACGAGAAAATGCCATTTCTTGTCAATATTTTAAGAAAGCACGAAGATGCTTATGCAATTATTTTTTGTAATACACAATACCAAACTCACCTTCTAGCTGAGTGGCTTGGAGCGATGAAATTTAAGGCAATGCCAATCTCAGGGCGTCTTCAACAAAATAAGCGTACAAAACTAATGGAAGACTTTCACGCAAAGAAAGTTACAATCCTAGTTTGTACTGATGTTGCGGCCAGAGGGCTTGATATCAAAGACGTAAACCTAGTTGTTAATTATGATCTTCCACAAGATGCGGCAAACTACGTTCATAGAATTGGAAGAACTGGGCGTGCAGGTAAAGATGGAGAAGCGATTAGCTTTTGTTCATTCGAAGACTGTGAATACCTTGATGGAATCAATGAACTAATTGGTTCAAGCATTCCAAAGATGGATATCGAAGACGACTCTTTTGCAACAGATATTTGCAAGAAGCCAAGAATTGATAGCAAGACTTTAAGACTTATTGAAAAAGGACCAGGTCAATCACAAGCTCGCCAGAACCAGAAAAAAGGTAAGACCTATGTTGATAACACTCCAAGTGGAATCAAGCTTTCTGTAGATAGACCATTTACAAACTCACCACTAGAAGCAAAGAATACAAAAGAGTTCATCGTTTCAACTGATGACACATCTAAAATCATCGAAGATGCACTTAACTACTTCCAAATCAACGATGAGTCTCTTCTTGAGTTTGAAGTTCTGGAAAAAGGAAGACGTAAATTCTTCTTCTTTGGTAAGAGAACTTGTAAGTACCGTGTAACATTGAAGGCAATCTACAAGAAACTACTTCTACCGTTTCTTATTGATATAATCAAAGTATCGAAACTTAAACTTAGAGTTAAAGTTTCCTTCAAAAATAATGTTTACATCACTTTTGAGGGTCAAGATGAAAAACTACTTACTAAAAATGACTTTGAACTTCTAAAAGCACTTGAGTATGTAAGTAAGTCTTACTTAATCAACAAAATTGACCTTCCAAGAAATGTAAAGGTTTTTGCAAAATCATATGACTCAAAAAGTTCTGATGATCTACTTTTAAAAACAGCTGCAACGGCCAGAGACAAGGTTCTTCAAACAAAGAAAGCAATTCTTATGAAGCCTCTTAATCCTGCACAAAGACGTTTAGTTCACGAATTTCTAAGCGGAGATGAGAAAGTGAAAACAAACTCAATCGGTGATGGAAAAATGAAAAGGATTGAAGTTAGTCCGGCTTAA